The proteins below come from a single Eubacterium limosum genomic window:
- the aroA gene encoding 3-phosphoshikimate 1-carboxyvinyltransferase, which yields MKKVEITPKKLGGTICIPPSKSVSHRAVMCAALSQGTSVITNILLSDDITATCRAMETLGAEIKYEENEGKRFTLTITGVSRPDTEGKTIDCIESGSTLRFIIPLLALKARDSRVIGRGRLVERPMQPYYDIFEEQDITYQKETEGQELPLCFTGTLKPGTYRLNGSISSQFITGLLFALPLLDGDSVIEITTPLESRPYIDITLDIMEKFGIAVVNEDYHLFRVAGNQRYAARDYRVEGDFSQGAFWLVGGILGEKTDCEDLQSDSSQGDKAIVKIIQSMGGSVAQTETGYVTKPGSTHGAVVDVSQCPDLVPVLTVLAALSVGTTEIVGAARLRFKESDRLAAMNEVLTTLGAKVTEHPEGMTIEGVKYFTGGVVDSHNDHRIAMAAAIASFACQDKLTITGAESVRKSYPDFWEDFKKMGGVIHEFDLGE from the coding sequence ATGAAAAAAGTCGAAATTACACCTAAAAAGCTGGGCGGCACGATCTGTATTCCTCCGTCCAAAAGCGTCAGTCACCGGGCGGTTATGTGCGCGGCTCTGTCACAGGGGACCAGCGTCATCACCAACATTCTTTTGTCCGATGATATCACCGCAACCTGTAGGGCTATGGAAACCCTGGGAGCAGAAATCAAATATGAAGAAAATGAAGGAAAGCGTTTTACTCTGACGATTACCGGTGTGAGCCGTCCGGATACAGAGGGTAAGACCATTGACTGTATTGAGTCTGGCTCCACTTTGCGTTTTATCATTCCGTTGTTGGCGTTAAAAGCCAGAGACTCCAGAGTTATCGGCCGCGGACGGCTGGTAGAACGGCCTATGCAGCCCTACTACGATATTTTTGAGGAACAGGACATTACCTATCAGAAAGAGACTGAAGGCCAGGAACTGCCTCTGTGCTTTACGGGTACTTTAAAGCCGGGCACTTACCGCCTGAACGGCAGCATTTCTTCACAGTTTATTACAGGCCTGCTGTTTGCGCTGCCGCTGCTTGACGGAGATTCGGTCATCGAAATCACTACGCCGCTGGAATCCAGGCCTTATATTGACATTACTTTGGATATTATGGAAAAGTTCGGCATTGCTGTGGTCAATGAGGATTACCATTTGTTTCGCGTTGCCGGGAACCAGCGGTATGCGGCCCGGGATTACCGGGTAGAGGGTGATTTTTCCCAAGGTGCTTTCTGGCTGGTGGGCGGTATTCTGGGTGAAAAAACGGATTGTGAGGATTTGCAGTCAGATTCATCCCAGGGCGATAAAGCCATTGTGAAAATCATTCAGTCTATGGGGGGGAGCGTAGCCCAGACTGAAACGGGATACGTGACCAAACCGGGAAGCACTCATGGTGCGGTGGTGGATGTTTCGCAATGTCCGGATCTGGTACCGGTGCTCACTGTACTGGCAGCCCTGAGCGTGGGGACGACAGAGATCGTCGGCGCGGCCCGCCTGCGTTTTAAGGAGTCGGACCGGCTGGCTGCCATGAATGAAGTGCTGACCACTCTGGGGGCAAAAGTTACGGAGCATCCTGAGGGGATGACCATTGAAGGTGTTAAATATTTTACAGGGGGTGTGGTGGACAGCCACAATGACCACCGTATTGCAATGGCAGCCGCTATTGCTAGCTTTGCATGTCAGGATAAGCTTACGATAACAGGCGCCGAGAGTGTACGGAAATCTTATCCGGATTTCTGGGAAGATTTCAAGAAAATGGGAGGTGTTATCCATGAGTTCGATCTGGGGGAATAA